A single window of Deltaproteobacteria bacterium DNA harbors:
- the hypE gene encoding hydrogenase expression/formation protein HypE — translation MEIVRFSALPQVITLAHGGGRQMHQLLEQLILPVFANPCLETRHDSAVVELSTVRLALTTDSYVVRPLEFPGGDIGSLAVYGTVNDLAMCGARPFYLSCGLILEEGLPLATLRRLLQSMQEAAQQANVLLVTGDTKVVERGKGDGLYINTAGVGLISHPWAIAPASVRPGDMVLVNGDLGRHGMAVMAVREGLAFETQIESDSAPLADLVLALLEAGIEIHCLRDLTRGGLVSALVEIAETAAVHIHLDENCIPVNPMVRGACEILGLDPLYVACEGRFVALIPPSQADQAISLMRTHALGGQAVVIGQVIESAAGRVTLKTPIGTTRRLDLASGEQLPRIC, via the coding sequence ATGGAGATAGTCCGATTTTCAGCATTGCCCCAGGTCATCACCCTGGCGCACGGCGGCGGCCGCCAGATGCACCAACTTTTAGAACAGTTGATCCTGCCGGTCTTTGCTAATCCCTGTCTAGAGACCCGGCATGACAGCGCCGTGGTCGAGTTATCCACGGTCAGACTGGCCTTAACTACCGATTCCTATGTGGTCCGCCCCCTGGAGTTCCCAGGGGGGGACATTGGCAGCCTGGCCGTCTATGGCACCGTCAACGATCTGGCCATGTGCGGGGCCAGGCCGTTTTATCTGAGCTGCGGTCTGATCCTGGAAGAAGGCCTGCCCCTGGCTACTTTACGGCGTTTGTTGCAATCCATGCAGGAAGCTGCGCAGCAGGCCAATGTGCTCCTGGTAACCGGAGATACCAAAGTGGTGGAGCGAGGCAAAGGCGACGGCCTCTACATTAACACGGCTGGGGTCGGGCTCATCTCCCACCCCTGGGCTATCGCCCCGGCCAGCGTGCGGCCCGGCGATATGGTGCTGGTCAACGGCGACCTGGGACGCCACGGTATGGCAGTCATGGCGGTGCGGGAAGGGCTGGCCTTTGAGACTCAGATAGAGAGCGATAGCGCGCCTTTAGCTGACCTGGTCCTGGCCCTCCTGGAGGCCGGAATTGAGATCCACTGTCTGCGGGACCTGACCCGCGGGGGGCTGGTGAGCGCCCTGGTAGAGATTGCCGAAACCGCGGCGGTGCACATTCATCTGGATGAAAATTGCATCCCGGTAAACCCAATGGTTCGGGGGGCTTGCGAGATTCTGGGTCTGGACCCGCTTTATGTGGCTTGTGAAGGACGGTTTGTGGCCTTAATCCCGCCCTCTCAGGCTGATCAGGCCATAAGCCTGATGCGCACCCATGCCCTAGGGGGTCAGGCGGTGGTTATCGGCCAGGTGATCGAGTCTGCCGCGGGCCGGGTTACCCTAAAGACGCCGATCGGCACTACCCGCCGCTTGGACCTGGCCAGCGGCGAACAATTGCCGCGCATCTGTTAG